The Thalassotalea sp. 273M-4 genome includes a region encoding these proteins:
- the serS gene encoding serine--tRNA ligase translates to MLDPKLLRADLQNTADLLARRGFTLDTQALTALEEERKELQVRTQELQNQRNTRSKSIGQAKARGEDIQPLLAEVGELGSQLDAAKEELNVILAKIDEIASKIPNLPDQSVPDGKDENDNVEIRRWGTPREFDFDVKDHVDIATALDKGLDFEAGAKLSGTRFVVMRGQMARLHRAIGQFMLDLHTEQHGYNEANVPLLVNHDSLYGTGQLPKFGEDLFHTDLSNKKFSLIPTAEVPLTNLVRDEIVDEAELPIKLTALSSCFRSEAGSSGRDIRGLIRQHQFDKVELVQLVKPETSFDALEELTLHAEKVLQLLELPYRTVSLCTGDMGFSATKTFDIEVWLPAQGTYREISSCSNMGDFQARRMQARFRNENNKPELLHTLNGSGLAVGRTLVAILENYQQADGSVKVPTVLQPYMGGLTQLG, encoded by the coding sequence ATGCTTGATCCAAAATTGCTAAGAGCAGACTTACAAAACACTGCAGACTTATTAGCCCGACGCGGCTTTACTCTTGATACGCAAGCACTTACGGCTTTAGAAGAAGAACGTAAAGAATTGCAAGTTCGCACCCAAGAGTTACAAAACCAACGTAATACTCGCTCTAAATCTATCGGCCAAGCTAAGGCACGTGGTGAAGATATTCAACCATTATTAGCCGAAGTAGGTGAGCTAGGTAGCCAGCTTGATGCGGCTAAAGAAGAGCTAAATGTGATTTTAGCTAAGATTGATGAAATCGCATCTAAAATTCCAAACCTCCCAGATCAATCGGTTCCTGATGGAAAAGATGAAAACGATAACGTAGAAATACGTCGTTGGGGTACTCCTCGTGAATTTGATTTTGACGTAAAAGATCACGTCGACATTGCCACAGCCCTTGATAAAGGTCTTGATTTTGAAGCCGGTGCTAAATTGTCAGGTACTCGTTTTGTTGTGATGCGTGGGCAAATGGCTCGTTTACATCGTGCCATTGGACAATTCATGCTAGACCTGCACACCGAACAACACGGTTATAACGAAGCGAATGTACCATTATTGGTCAATCACGACTCATTGTACGGCACGGGTCAGTTGCCAAAATTTGGTGAAGATTTATTTCACACCGATTTGAGTAACAAGAAATTCTCATTGATCCCAACCGCAGAAGTACCACTTACCAATTTAGTGCGTGATGAAATTGTCGATGAAGCCGAGTTACCAATTAAGTTAACGGCGTTATCGAGCTGTTTTCGTAGTGAGGCAGGCTCGTCTGGTCGTGATATTCGAGGCTTAATTCGTCAGCATCAGTTTGATAAAGTGGAATTGGTGCAATTGGTTAAACCTGAAACCTCATTTGATGCGTTAGAAGAGTTGACCTTGCATGCCGAGAAAGTGCTGCAATTATTAGAACTACCGTACAGAACAGTGAGTCTGTGTACTGGCGATATGGGCTTTAGTGCAACCAAAACCTTCGATATTGAAGTATGGCTTCCTGCGCAAGGCACTTATCGTGAGATTTCTTCTTGTTCAAACATGGGGGATTTCCAAGCACGACGTATGCAAGCGCGTTTTCGTAACGAAAACAATAAGCCAGAATTGCTGCACACCCTAAATGGTTCTGGTTTAGCGGTTGGTCGTACCTTAGTGGCCATTTTAGAAAACTATCAACAAGCAGATGGTAGCGTTAAGGTGCCAACGGTGCTTCAACCATATATGGGTGGATTAACCCAATTAGGTTAA
- the crcB gene encoding fluoride efflux transporter CrcB has product MNNGLIYLYIAAGGATGACLRFYIGQLVLNWFGKGFPFATLIVNITGSLIMGALYGLIESGVLEIVPYRTLIGVGFLGALTTFSTFSLDTLLLIQQGDILKAMLNVLLNVVLCLLAAGLGMFLCSK; this is encoded by the coding sequence ATTAATAATGGCCTTATTTACCTATATATTGCCGCTGGAGGAGCTACTGGCGCCTGTTTACGGTTTTATATTGGTCAATTAGTCTTAAATTGGTTCGGAAAGGGATTCCCTTTTGCCACCTTGATCGTTAATATAACGGGTTCTTTGATCATGGGGGCTTTATACGGACTCATTGAATCCGGTGTGTTAGAGATTGTGCCATATCGCACTTTAATTGGTGTTGGCTTTTTGGGCGCATTAACCACCTTTTCAACGTTTTCATTAGATACCTTGTTGTTAATACAACAGGGAGATATTTTAAAAGCCATGTTAAACGTTTTACTAAATGTGGTGCTATGTTTATTAGCAGCGGGTTTAGGAATGTTTTTGTGTAGTAAATAA
- a CDS encoding replication-associated recombination protein A, giving the protein MTNDNGSFSFGFDDQNDAQNEGQNQQFAPLAARMRPKTIEQYIGQQHLLAIGKPLRIAIEQGHCHSLIFWGPPGTGKTTLAEIIAHYANAEIERISAVTSGVKEIRSAIEKAKMNAQAKNRRTILFVDEVHRFNKSQQDAFLPFIEDGTITFIGATTENPAFELNQALLSRARVYLLKRLSVSELETVLKQALTDPERGFGKYSVQLEDKAQESLIALANGDARRLLNLLENCIDLAENRQDTIHISLATVNLVAGEKQALYDKGGDHFYDLISAFHKSVRGSNPNAALYWYSRILEGGGDPLYVCRRLLAIASEDVGNADPRAMQLGVNAWDIYHRVGPSEGERAIAQAAVYMALAPKSNAVYTAFKAARALAKDTGHMEVPIHLRNATSQLTKNMGHGREYRYAHDEPGAFSPGQTYFPEQLGELDLYHPTDRGLERKLQEKIDYLNSLNQQTGIEFD; this is encoded by the coding sequence ATGACCAACGATAACGGCTCATTTTCTTTTGGTTTTGATGATCAAAACGATGCTCAAAACGAGGGGCAAAACCAGCAATTTGCCCCCTTAGCAGCGCGTATGCGCCCCAAAACAATTGAACAATATATAGGCCAACAACATTTATTGGCGATAGGGAAGCCACTTCGGATAGCGATAGAGCAAGGTCATTGTCACTCTCTTATATTTTGGGGACCGCCGGGTACGGGCAAAACCACATTAGCAGAGATTATTGCCCATTATGCTAATGCAGAAATTGAACGTATTTCTGCGGTTACTTCCGGGGTGAAAGAGATCCGCTCGGCGATTGAAAAAGCTAAAATGAATGCGCAAGCGAAAAACCGCCGCACTATTTTGTTTGTTGATGAGGTGCACAGATTTAACAAGTCACAACAAGATGCTTTTTTGCCGTTCATTGAAGATGGCACCATCACTTTTATTGGTGCGACCACGGAAAATCCAGCCTTTGAACTAAATCAAGCCTTGTTGTCTCGAGCGCGCGTATACTTACTTAAAAGACTGAGCGTTAGCGAGCTTGAAACCGTTTTAAAACAAGCATTAACAGATCCAGAACGCGGGTTTGGTAAGTACAGCGTTCAGCTCGAAGACAAAGCGCAAGAGTCGCTCATAGCATTAGCTAATGGTGATGCCAGACGGTTATTAAATTTACTGGAAAATTGCATTGACTTAGCTGAGAATCGCCAAGATACAATTCATATTTCTTTGGCCACAGTAAATTTAGTTGCCGGCGAAAAACAGGCTTTATATGATAAAGGCGGTGATCACTTTTACGATTTGATCAGTGCTTTTCATAAATCCGTTCGCGGCTCTAACCCCAATGCGGCTTTATATTGGTACAGTCGTATTTTAGAAGGCGGTGGCGATCCGTTATATGTCTGTCGTCGTTTGCTAGCGATTGCCAGTGAAGATGTCGGAAATGCCGATCCTAGAGCCATGCAATTAGGGGTTAATGCGTGGGATATTTACCATCGAGTTGGACCAAGTGAAGGTGAAAGAGCCATAGCACAAGCCGCGGTTTATATGGCATTAGCTCCCAAGTCTAATGCCGTTTATACCGCCTTTAAAGCGGCTCGCGCACTCGCTAAAGATACTGGCCATATGGAGGTGCCTATTCATCTTCGAAATGCAACCTCACAGTTAACAAAAAACATGGGCCATGGCCGAGAATATCGTTATGCTCATGACGAACCAGGCGCTTTTTCCCCCGGTCAAACTTATTTTCCTGAACAACTAGGAGAATTAGACTTATATCATCCGACCGATCGCGGTCTAGAGCGCAAGCTACAAGAAAAAATTGATTATCTCAATAGCTTAAATCAGCAAACAGGAATAGAATTTGATTAA
- the lolA gene encoding outer membrane lipoprotein chaperone LolA, which yields MYFKKLLPVSIIATCSFFSYAEVATPERETQAVVITNAEHLKQQLRQKLDKNKGFSSMFKQLVLDNDGNVLQQSQGKLVVKRPNLIYWETQQPDETLVISDGHTLWFYNPFVEQVSAFSISNAVTNTPILLLSDTSKKTWQDYQVSLIKDNEYEILSLNDEAQVKSLKLVFANDTITAFTIVDATGQTSQFDLSNVVTSPLPNDNVFTFELPAGVDFDDQR from the coding sequence ATGTATTTTAAAAAATTATTACCCGTATCCATTATCGCGACTTGTTCTTTTTTTAGTTATGCCGAAGTCGCAACACCTGAGCGAGAGACTCAAGCTGTGGTCATCACTAACGCTGAGCATTTAAAACAGCAGTTAAGACAAAAACTTGATAAAAACAAAGGCTTTAGCTCGATGTTTAAGCAACTTGTTTTGGACAACGATGGCAATGTCTTGCAACAAAGCCAAGGTAAACTTGTGGTAAAACGACCTAATTTAATCTATTGGGAAACCCAGCAACCGGATGAAACTCTTGTTATTAGTGATGGTCATACACTTTGGTTTTATAACCCATTTGTTGAGCAAGTATCAGCGTTTAGTATAAGCAATGCGGTTACCAATACCCCGATTTTATTATTAAGTGATACTTCAAAGAAAACCTGGCAAGATTATCAAGTATCGTTAATTAAAGACAATGAATATGAAATTTTGTCGTTAAACGATGAAGCCCAAGTTAAATCGTTAAAGTTAGTTTTTGCAAACGACACTATTACCGCCTTTACGATTGTTGATGCGACGGGGCAAACGAGTCAGTTTGATTTATCGAACGTGGTGACCTCACCATTACCAAACGACAATGTCTTTACCTTTGAATTGCCTGCAGGCGTGGACTTTGATGACCAACGATAA
- a CDS encoding DNA translocase FtsK 4TM domain-containing protein: protein MNTRNNTLSDSESTKLTGTQRLLETGLIFTSIFSIYLVVCLLSFDQADPGWSQTAYHADIKNAGGVWGAYMSDILFFTFGKIAFTFPFVLALLGWVLFQRVHLLFQIDFFTLGLKLLGGLFFYIGITAIFSMNFSDIYGFSAGGVVGDYVYISLLPFLNYIGSSLLFLVLTCSGFVLVTGWSVFMIIDYIGEKAIAVAFALYHLGLSLKDKFASAPEKVGTVTAKDPTLANSTDSEQQVDSPLVTSAGKENELITETELEIEDSAQSLFSADSMDSANMDTIEANTFNEVIDEDSSIVQAPSLDDDFVDIDDLMDESAVFNIDEEFSEGELDAAFSNVEKLDVPDDKPVASQSQGAATKGDTPFDKYKGMPTIELLDKPHRTKNPISPDELEQVSRLVEAKLMDYGVQAEVVAVLPGPVITRFELDLAPGVKVSKITNLSKDLARALSAASVRVVEVIPGKSVIGLEIPNKYREMVHLSEVIECDDFVNSKSSLAMVVGKDIAGDPIVADLAKMPHLLVAGTTGSGKSVVVNVMIISMLYKSTPEDVRFIMIDPKMLELSIYEGIPHLLSEVVTDMKDAANALRWCVGEMERRYKLMSALGVRNLKGYNQKIKQAIESGEPITCPLWKPGDNMLDSAPELEKLPSIVVVVDEFADMIMIVGKKVEELIARIAQKARAAGIHLILATQRPSVDVITGLIKANIPTRMALTVSSRVDSRTILDQQGAEQLLGHGDMLYLPQGTSIPLRAQGAFVDDHEVHAVVNDWKSRGKPSYIEEILSGETTEDNLLPGEVSESEEQELDVLYDEALAHVTESRRASISGVQRKFRIGYNRAARLIEQMEASGVVSPPGHNGNREVLAPPPVKN, encoded by the coding sequence ATGAATACGCGGAACAATACTTTGTCTGATTCAGAATCTACAAAACTTACCGGAACTCAGCGTTTACTTGAGACTGGGTTAATATTTACCAGTATTTTTTCCATCTATTTGGTGGTTTGTTTACTGAGCTTCGATCAAGCCGATCCTGGATGGTCGCAAACGGCGTATCATGCCGACATTAAAAATGCAGGGGGTGTCTGGGGCGCTTACATGTCCGACATTCTGTTTTTTACGTTTGGTAAAATAGCCTTTACCTTCCCATTTGTACTGGCGCTTCTTGGTTGGGTGTTGTTTCAACGTGTCCATCTTTTATTCCAAATAGATTTCTTTACCCTCGGTCTTAAATTATTAGGGGGACTGTTTTTCTATATTGGTATCACCGCTATTTTCAGTATGAACTTTAGCGATATATACGGGTTTTCTGCTGGTGGGGTGGTAGGGGACTACGTATACATTAGCTTATTGCCGTTTTTAAATTACATTGGCTCAAGCCTTCTATTTTTAGTGCTAACTTGCTCAGGATTTGTTCTTGTCACTGGTTGGTCAGTGTTTATGATCATTGACTACATTGGAGAAAAGGCCATTGCAGTAGCTTTTGCTTTATACCATCTAGGTCTGAGCCTTAAAGACAAGTTTGCATCAGCCCCTGAAAAAGTGGGTACTGTTACGGCAAAAGATCCAACCCTTGCGAACTCCACAGATAGCGAGCAACAAGTCGACTCGCCTTTGGTTACCTCAGCTGGTAAAGAAAATGAGTTAATTACAGAGACTGAACTTGAGATAGAAGACAGTGCTCAAAGCCTATTTTCAGCTGACAGTATGGATTCTGCCAACATGGATACTATCGAAGCAAACACCTTTAATGAGGTGATAGATGAGGATTCGAGTATAGTGCAGGCGCCATCATTGGATGATGATTTTGTCGATATAGACGATTTAATGGATGAATCTGCGGTATTTAACATCGATGAAGAGTTTTCCGAGGGCGAATTAGACGCTGCCTTTTCAAATGTCGAAAAGCTTGATGTACCAGATGATAAGCCTGTTGCAAGCCAAAGTCAGGGGGCAGCTACTAAGGGTGACACGCCATTTGACAAATACAAGGGCATGCCAACAATTGAGTTACTGGATAAACCACATCGAACTAAAAACCCAATTAGCCCAGATGAGTTAGAACAGGTGTCGCGCTTGGTCGAGGCCAAATTGATGGATTATGGGGTACAAGCCGAAGTTGTTGCTGTGTTACCAGGACCTGTTATTACCCGTTTTGAACTTGATTTAGCCCCAGGGGTTAAAGTCAGCAAAATTACTAATTTATCAAAAGATTTAGCACGTGCTTTATCGGCTGCCAGTGTTCGTGTTGTGGAAGTTATTCCGGGTAAATCGGTTATTGGTCTTGAAATTCCAAATAAATACCGTGAAATGGTGCACTTAAGTGAAGTTATAGAGTGCGACGATTTTGTTAATTCTAAATCGTCACTGGCCATGGTTGTCGGTAAAGACATCGCTGGCGATCCCATTGTGGCCGATTTGGCTAAAATGCCACACCTGCTGGTTGCCGGCACCACGGGCTCTGGTAAATCGGTGGTGGTAAATGTCATGATCATCTCGATGTTGTATAAATCAACTCCTGAAGATGTGCGCTTTATCATGATTGATCCAAAAATGTTGGAACTTTCTATTTATGAGGGTATCCCACATTTATTATCTGAAGTTGTTACCGACATGAAAGATGCGGCTAATGCCCTTCGTTGGTGTGTTGGTGAAATGGAAAGACGTTATAAACTGATGTCAGCCCTAGGGGTTCGAAACCTAAAAGGCTATAACCAAAAAATTAAGCAAGCGATAGAATCCGGTGAGCCTATTACCTGTCCATTATGGAAACCGGGTGACAATATGCTGGACTCAGCCCCAGAACTTGAGAAACTGCCAAGTATTGTGGTGGTGGTTGATGAATTTGCCGACATGATCATGATTGTCGGTAAAAAGGTTGAAGAGCTTATCGCGCGCATTGCACAAAAAGCACGTGCTGCCGGTATTCACCTAATTTTAGCAACTCAGCGCCCATCAGTGGATGTGATCACCGGCCTGATCAAAGCGAATATTCCAACTCGAATGGCGTTAACGGTGTCTTCGCGTGTGGATTCGAGAACCATTTTAGATCAGCAAGGTGCGGAACAATTACTGGGCCATGGTGACATGCTTTACTTACCTCAAGGGACTAGTATTCCGCTAAGGGCACAAGGGGCCTTTGTAGACGACCATGAAGTTCATGCCGTGGTAAATGATTGGAAATCACGCGGCAAACCAAGTTACATTGAGGAAATTTTGTCTGGCGAAACCACCGAAGATAATTTACTACCGGGTGAAGTTTCAGAGTCAGAAGAGCAAGAACTTGATGTGTTATACGATGAGGCATTAGCCCATGTTACCGAAAGTCGCCGAGCGTCCATTTCTGGGGTACAACGTAAGTTTCGAATTGGCTATAACCGAGCAGCCAGATTGATTGAACAAATGGAAGCCTCAGGTGTTGTAAGTCCTCCGGGGCACAATGGTAATCGTGAAGTTTTAGCGCCACCGCCAGTAAAAAATTAA
- the lrp gene encoding leucine-responsive transcriptional regulator Lrp gives MNNYQLDRIDRNILFELQQNGRLSNVELSKRVGLSPTPCLERVRRLEKNNIICGYSANLNPQYLGASLLVFVEITLSRTSPDVFEEFSKAVQKVDVIQECHLVSGKFDFLLKTRVSDMQAYRNLLGDTLLTLPFVSESRTYVVMEEVKAGNKLPIK, from the coding sequence GTGAATAATTATCAACTGGATAGAATCGACCGCAACATTCTGTTTGAATTACAGCAAAATGGACGGTTGTCTAATGTCGAACTTTCTAAGCGGGTCGGTTTAAGCCCAACGCCTTGTTTAGAAAGGGTAAGACGCCTAGAAAAAAACAACATCATTTGTGGTTATAGTGCAAATTTAAACCCTCAGTACTTAGGGGCTTCATTACTGGTGTTTGTCGAAATAACGTTAAGCCGAACATCACCAGATGTATTTGAAGAATTCTCTAAAGCCGTTCAAAAAGTGGATGTGATCCAAGAGTGCCATTTGGTATCGGGTAAATTCGACTTCTTATTAAAGACCCGGGTATCGGATATGCAAGCCTATCGTAATCTTTTAGGCGATACCTTACTGACATTGCCCTTTGTCAGTGAATCGCGCACTTATGTGGTGATGGAAGAGGTGAAAGCAGGTAATAAATTACCCATAAAGTAA
- the ald gene encoding alanine dehydrogenase has product MIIGVPKEIKNHEYRVGMVPASVRELIAHGHSVFVEHNAGIGIGFTDEDYINAGAEILDTAAEVFARAEMIVKVKEPQAVERAMLREGQILFTYLHLAPDLAQTEDLIKSKAVCIAYETVTDVNGGLPLLAPMSEVAGRMSIQAGAQALEKSNLGRGMLLGGVPGVEPAKVVVIGGGMVGNNAAQMAVGMGAEVVVLDRNINVLRRLDAQFGNKVKAIYSTADALEKHVLEADLVIGGVLIPGAAAPKLVTAEHIKNMKPGSAIVDVAIDQGGCIETSKATTHAEPTYIVDDVVHYCVANMPGAVPRTSTFALNNATLPYIIKLANKGYKEALLTDEHFLNGLNVIDGKVTCESVAQSLGFEFVEPKVALS; this is encoded by the coding sequence ATGATTATTGGTGTACCAAAAGAAATAAAAAATCACGAATACCGCGTTGGCATGGTGCCAGCAAGCGTACGTGAACTTATTGCACATGGTCATTCTGTTTTTGTAGAGCATAACGCTGGTATTGGCATTGGTTTTACTGACGAAGATTACATTAATGCCGGCGCTGAAATTTTAGACACTGCAGCCGAAGTATTCGCCCGTGCAGAGATGATTGTTAAGGTTAAAGAACCACAAGCTGTTGAACGAGCAATGTTACGCGAAGGTCAAATCTTATTCACTTACCTACACTTAGCTCCTGATCTTGCACAAACCGAAGATTTAATTAAGTCTAAAGCCGTATGTATCGCCTACGAAACCGTAACCGATGTAAACGGTGGATTACCTCTGCTTGCGCCAATGTCAGAAGTTGCTGGTCGAATGTCAATTCAAGCAGGTGCTCAGGCATTAGAAAAATCAAACCTAGGTCGCGGCATGCTTTTAGGCGGTGTTCCAGGTGTTGAACCGGCTAAAGTTGTTGTTATTGGTGGTGGCATGGTTGGTAACAATGCTGCTCAAATGGCTGTTGGTATGGGCGCTGAAGTTGTTGTCTTAGACAGAAACATCAATGTTTTACGTCGTCTTGATGCCCAGTTTGGTAACAAAGTAAAAGCTATTTACTCAACCGCTGATGCATTAGAAAAACACGTGTTAGAAGCTGATCTGGTTATTGGTGGTGTATTAATTCCAGGTGCAGCTGCCCCTAAATTGGTTACAGCAGAACACATCAAGAACATGAAACCTGGCTCAGCAATTGTGGATGTTGCGATTGACCAAGGTGGTTGTATTGAAACGTCGAAAGCGACAACACACGCAGAGCCTACTTACATTGTCGATGACGTTGTCCACTACTGTGTTGCTAATATGCCAGGCGCGGTACCTCGTACTTCTACTTTTGCGCTTAACAACGCAACCTTGCCATACATCATTAAATTGGCAAACAAAGGTTACAAAGAAGCTTTATTAACAGATGAGCACTTCTTAAACGGCTTAAACGTTATTGACGGTAAAGTAACTTGTGAAAGCGTTGCACAAAGCTTAGGCTTTGAATTTGTTGAACCAAAAGTTGCACTTTCATAA
- the trxB gene encoding thioredoxin-disulfide reductase produces MSDARHCPLLILGSGPAGYTAAVYAARANLKPVMITGMQQGGQLTTTTDVENWPGDADDLTGPALMERMQKHAEKFDTEIIFDHIDEVDFSQKPYKLKGSAGSYTCDALIICTGASAQYLGLESETAFMGKGISACATCDGFFYRNQKVAVVGGGNTAVEEALYLANIASEVHLIHRRDTFRSEKILTKRLMDKVENGNIILHLDRTLDEVLGDDMGVTGLRLKDTKSDATEEIDVAGCFIAIGHKPNTDIFAGQLDMKDGYLTIQSGTHGNATQTSKEGIFAAGDVADHIYRQAITSAGSGCMAALDAERYLDAQ; encoded by the coding sequence ATGAGTGATGCAAGACATTGCCCTCTTTTGATTTTAGGCTCTGGCCCTGCCGGTTATACTGCTGCGGTTTATGCTGCTCGAGCAAACTTAAAACCTGTGATGATCACAGGTATGCAACAAGGTGGTCAATTAACCACAACCACCGACGTCGAAAACTGGCCAGGTGATGCAGATGACTTAACCGGTCCTGCTCTTATGGAACGTATGCAAAAGCATGCTGAAAAGTTTGATACTGAAATTATCTTTGATCACATTGACGAAGTAGACTTCTCGCAAAAGCCATACAAATTAAAAGGCAGTGCCGGTAGTTACACCTGCGATGCGTTAATCATTTGTACTGGGGCGTCGGCTCAATATCTTGGTTTAGAATCAGAAACTGCGTTTATGGGTAAAGGTATTTCTGCCTGTGCAACCTGTGATGGTTTCTTTTATCGTAATCAGAAAGTGGCTGTTGTTGGTGGTGGTAATACCGCTGTTGAGGAAGCTTTATACTTAGCGAATATTGCTTCTGAAGTTCACCTTATCCACCGTCGTGATACTTTTAGAAGTGAAAAAATCTTAACCAAACGTCTGATGGACAAGGTAGAAAATGGCAATATCATTTTACACCTTGACCGCACATTAGACGAAGTCCTTGGTGACGACATGGGCGTGACTGGTTTACGATTAAAAGACACTAAGTCAGATGCGACCGAAGAAATTGATGTTGCGGGTTGTTTCATTGCCATTGGGCATAAACCTAATACCGATATTTTTGCCGGCCAACTTGATATGAAAGATGGTTACTTAACCATTCAAAGCGGTACTCATGGTAATGCAACACAAACCAGCAAAGAAGGTATTTTTGCCGCTGGCGATGTTGCTGACCATATTTATCGTCAAGCGATCACATCTGCTGGCTCAGGTTGTATGGCCGCCTTAGATGCTGAGCGTTACCTAGACGCACAATAA
- the aat gene encoding leucyl/phenylalanyl-tRNA--protein transferase encodes MSQILYSLNDKDLAFPHPEHALQEPNGLLAIGGDLSSARLIRAYRQGIFPWYSDHDPILWWSPDPRAIIYCQQIRVNKTLKKFVKKSPYHITINQAFEQVINNCSDAPFRNDDTWILPEMLNAYLELHKLGIAHSIEVWEQGHLVGGLYGVAINGAFSGESMFYRKPNASKIALLALCQHLQTINIELIDCQLQNPFLQSMGAIEISRADYLKHLNKLVQQAIDDDFWCPKELQLNYG; translated from the coding sequence ATGAGTCAGATCCTTTATTCATTAAACGACAAGGATCTGGCTTTTCCACATCCCGAACATGCCCTGCAAGAACCCAATGGCTTACTTGCCATAGGGGGCGATTTGTCTTCTGCCCGTTTAATTCGCGCTTACCGCCAGGGTATTTTCCCTTGGTACAGCGATCACGATCCCATTTTATGGTGGAGCCCAGATCCTAGAGCAATAATCTATTGCCAACAAATAAGGGTAAACAAAACCCTAAAAAAGTTTGTTAAAAAATCGCCATATCACATTACCATTAATCAAGCATTTGAACAGGTCATTAATAATTGCTCTGATGCGCCATTTCGGAACGATGATACCTGGATATTGCCTGAAATGTTAAACGCGTATCTAGAGTTGCATAAGTTAGGGATTGCGCATTCCATCGAAGTGTGGGAGCAAGGTCACTTAGTCGGTGGTTTATATGGCGTTGCTATAAACGGTGCTTTTAGTGGTGAGTCGATGTTTTATCGAAAACCTAATGCGTCTAAAATCGCGTTATTGGCTCTTTGCCAACATTTACAAACCATAAACATCGAATTAATTGATTGTCAGTTGCAAAATCCTTTTTTACAATCGATGGGCGCCATTGAAATTTCGCGCGCAGACTATTTAAAACACTTAAACAAACTCGTGCAGCAGGCGATAGATGATGACTTTTGGTGTCCAAAAGAGTTACAACTAAACTATGGCTGA
- a CDS encoding arginyltransferase encodes MAENKYFQFGLTKNFDCNYLPNQQERLIVVTNESDLNNENYQRLLMAGFRRSGDQVYRPHCIACKACESLRVPVKRFKPSRSQKRLLNSNRHLTIKVATISGTAYYPLYEKYINTIHQDGSMYPATKEQYQGFLFSTKLSQFFIEIYDQSKLIAVAVCDHLPDALSALYTFYDPDYHRLSLGKFAILMQLELAEQLGKEFVYLGYQIDDCAKMNYKKAFYPHQRLQNEQWVEFHK; translated from the coding sequence ATGGCTGAAAATAAATATTTTCAATTTGGTTTAACCAAAAACTTTGATTGCAATTATTTGCCCAATCAACAAGAAAGATTGATTGTGGTCACCAATGAAAGTGATTTAAATAACGAAAATTATCAACGGCTACTTATGGCCGGTTTTCGGCGCAGCGGCGATCAAGTTTATCGCCCTCACTGCATAGCCTGTAAAGCCTGTGAATCGTTGCGCGTTCCAGTTAAACGCTTTAAGCCTAGTCGAAGTCAAAAGCGTTTGTTAAATAGTAATCGTCACCTAACCATTAAGGTAGCAACCATATCTGGAACCGCCTATTACCCCTTGTATGAAAAATACATTAATACCATTCATCAAGATGGCAGTATGTATCCAGCGACGAAAGAGCAATATCAAGGTTTTCTTTTCAGTACTAAGTTAAGCCAGTTTTTTATCGAAATTTATGATCAAAGTAAACTGATTGCGGTGGCTGTTTGCGATCATTTACCCGATGCATTGTCCGCCTTATATACTTTCTACGACCCAGACTATCATAGGTTATCCTTAGGAAAATTTGCTATTTTAATGCAATTAGAATTAGCCGAACAACTGGGCAAAGAATTTGTTTATTTAGGCTATCAAATTGATGACTGTGCGAAAATGAACTACAAAAAAGCATTTTACCCACATCAGCGCTTACAAAACGAGCAATGGGTCGAATTTCATAAATAA
- the infA gene encoding translation initiation factor IF-1 — protein MAKEENIEMQGTVLDTLPNTMFRVELENGHVVTAHISGKMRKNYIRILTGDKVTVELTPYDLSKGRIIFRAR, from the coding sequence ATGGCGAAAGAAGAAAATATTGAAATGCAAGGTACAGTATTAGATACATTACCTAATACTATGTTCCGTGTTGAATTAGAAAATGGGCACGTTGTAACAGCACACATCTCCGGCAAAATGCGTAAAAACTACATCCGTATTTTAACAGGTGATAAAGTCACTGTTGAATTAACACCTTATGACTTATCAAAAGGTCGCATTATTTTCCGCGCCAGATAA